A single window of Pelagicoccus enzymogenes DNA harbors:
- a CDS encoding HAD family hydrolase: protein MSGNSAFDAIVWDMDGLIFDTERLSFLAWQAGAKSIGATIDLELFQSLIGMNARAIQAKLLQDLGEGIDVNALTKAAGASYEQLIADGPPLKPGAKECLETIARSPIPQALATSSSFRYASKKLEHHDLLKCFDATVTGDQVSNGKPHPEPYLLAAEKLGLSPARCIAFEDSVNGIQSAKSAGMYTVLIPDMCPHDAVSRSRVDREFSSLVEALPFLCQQFAITQG, encoded by the coding sequence TGAGTGGAAACTCCGCATTCGACGCAATAGTCTGGGATATGGACGGTCTGATATTTGATACCGAACGGCTTTCCTTTCTCGCCTGGCAAGCGGGAGCAAAGTCCATCGGGGCGACTATCGACCTGGAGCTCTTCCAGTCGCTCATCGGCATGAACGCCCGAGCCATCCAAGCTAAGCTGCTTCAAGATCTGGGCGAAGGAATCGATGTCAACGCCCTCACGAAGGCTGCGGGGGCCAGCTACGAGCAACTGATAGCCGACGGCCCCCCCTTGAAGCCGGGAGCAAAAGAGTGCTTGGAAACGATTGCTCGCTCTCCCATCCCTCAAGCGCTGGCGACTTCGTCCTCTTTTCGCTACGCATCTAAGAAGCTGGAGCACCATGACCTTTTGAAGTGCTTCGACGCCACGGTGACAGGCGATCAGGTCAGCAATGGAAAGCCGCATCCGGAGCCCTATCTTCTAGCGGCCGAAAAACTCGGTCTCTCGCCCGCTCGATGCATCGCTTTCGAAGACTCCGTGAACGGCATCCAATCGGCTAAGTCAGCAGGCATGTACACCGTGCTCATCCCTGACATGTGCCCCCACGACGCCGTCTCCCGGAGCCGCGTAGATCGTGAATTTTCCTCCCTCGTGGAGGCGCTTCCGTTTCTCTGCCAGCAGTTTGCAATCACCCAGGGCTAG
- a CDS encoding dienelactone hydrolase family protein: protein MKKILLLPILLSISASLFAKANFQSKTVRYQLDGTTFESTIVYSKDGDSSKPGILMVPNWMGPTEGSLQKAAKVASDKYIVMMVDMYGVQTRPSNGQEAGAAAGAVRADRDLMRARSAKALSVFKSEAKELGLNANKVAAIGFCFGGGTVLELGRSGAELDAIVSFHGDLLSPTLAEDAASTQAKVLVLHGADDPYVPQSDVETFVKTMQGTNVDWQLVQYSDTVHSFTNPEANSDGARYNAISSQRAFAAMEALLAEAWR, encoded by the coding sequence ATGAAAAAAATCCTTCTTCTTCCGATTCTCCTCTCAATCTCAGCAAGCCTCTTCGCCAAGGCCAACTTTCAAAGCAAAACCGTGCGTTACCAACTGGACGGAACAACGTTCGAAAGCACCATCGTGTATTCAAAGGACGGCGACAGTTCCAAGCCTGGCATATTGATGGTTCCGAATTGGATGGGCCCTACCGAGGGCTCGCTGCAAAAGGCTGCCAAAGTGGCGAGCGACAAGTACATCGTGATGATGGTCGACATGTACGGCGTGCAGACGCGCCCGAGCAACGGACAGGAAGCGGGTGCAGCCGCTGGAGCGGTGAGGGCAGACCGTGATCTAATGAGGGCTCGTTCCGCGAAAGCCTTGTCGGTATTTAAGTCGGAAGCCAAGGAACTAGGGCTAAACGCCAATAAAGTCGCTGCCATCGGTTTTTGCTTCGGAGGCGGCACCGTTCTTGAGCTTGGCCGTAGCGGGGCAGAGCTCGATGCGATCGTGAGCTTCCATGGCGATCTACTTTCGCCGACCCTCGCCGAGGATGCGGCTTCCACCCAAGCCAAGGTCCTGGTGCTCCACGGAGCGGACGATCCCTACGTGCCACAGTCAGACGTCGAAACATTCGTTAAAACCATGCAAGGCACGAACGTCGACTGGCAGCTGGTGCAATACAGCGACACCGTGCACAGCTTCACCAATCCGGAGGCCAACTCCGACGGTGCCCGCTACAACGCGATCAGCTCCCAGAGGGCTTTCGCCGCTATGGAAGCCTTGCTCGCCGAGGCGTGGCGCTAG
- a CDS encoding metallophosphoesterase yields MFFVLVPLILGLINYYLFRTAANAFPALAVFFATSLTLLFLSLFAAIYLERRKRLALSLPFSWIGYSWLGISGIAFSLTCLSDLGQLIGLGYSDRSQFLGIAILTVSLSAWAAYEARRVHVKRVTLRSPKLKGLRKPIRIAQISDLHLGDSSSLKRTRKIVQSINLHEPHLVVSTGDLFDGYLELMAPFVDSLRELEAPLGKFAISGNHEVYAGLEEAMSLTELAGFSLLRNRSQAVNEYLTVAGVEDPASPQRPDEKAALNTLSQIPFHLLLKHRPDFDAESVGKFDLQLSGHTHGGQIAPFHLLTKIAYKAKPGLSELAPDQFLYLSRGTGSWGPQLRLFAPPEITVIELTS; encoded by the coding sequence ATGTTTTTTGTATTGGTCCCGCTAATACTCGGGCTCATCAACTACTACCTCTTTCGCACGGCAGCCAATGCCTTCCCGGCCCTCGCTGTCTTCTTCGCCACTTCGCTCACCCTTCTCTTCCTGTCGCTCTTCGCGGCTATCTATTTGGAGAGGCGTAAGCGACTTGCCCTATCCCTCCCTTTCTCCTGGATCGGCTACTCTTGGCTAGGCATCAGCGGGATCGCCTTCAGCCTGACCTGCCTCAGCGACCTTGGGCAGTTGATCGGTCTCGGCTACTCAGACCGTTCCCAATTCCTGGGAATCGCAATTCTCACCGTGTCGCTCAGCGCTTGGGCCGCCTATGAAGCAAGACGGGTGCACGTCAAGCGAGTCACTCTGCGGAGTCCGAAACTGAAGGGGCTTCGCAAGCCGATCCGGATCGCCCAAATTTCAGACCTGCACCTCGGCGACAGCAGTTCATTGAAGCGGACCAGAAAAATCGTGCAGTCCATTAACCTGCACGAACCTCATTTGGTCGTATCCACCGGAGACTTGTTCGATGGCTACCTCGAATTAATGGCCCCCTTCGTCGATAGCCTCAGAGAACTCGAGGCTCCGCTGGGAAAATTTGCGATCTCTGGAAACCACGAGGTTTACGCCGGCTTGGAAGAAGCGATGTCTCTCACTGAGCTTGCGGGATTTTCCCTGCTGCGGAACCGATCGCAGGCTGTCAACGAGTACCTCACGGTCGCTGGAGTCGAGGACCCCGCTTCCCCTCAGCGGCCGGACGAAAAGGCGGCCTTGAATACCTTGTCTCAAATCCCTTTCCACCTCCTGCTGAAACACCGACCCGATTTCGATGCCGAATCTGTCGGGAAATTCGACCTGCAGCTTTCGGGACACACCCACGGAGGACAAATCGCCCCGTTTCATCTGCTCACCAAAATCGCCTACAAAGCGAAACCTGGACTTTCGGAGCTCGCTCCCGATCAGTTTCTCTACCTCTCCCGCGGGACAGGGTCCTGGGGCCCGCAGCTTCGCTTGTTCGCCCCTCCAGAAATCACAGTCATCGAATTGACGTCCTGA
- a CDS encoding VPDSG-CTERM sorting domain-containing protein, whose protein sequence is MKKTSVTLLAASILSLAPIASAVSFQDLTYGYDVFVRGDATLDGASIHGSIATGGSLILDGNQSLFSSRPNISDYVIASKQIELLSTGNGGQMASNLDTNAIRVESLSAGQSIDASGFNDANTGKKINFQPPQTGSVGSLGIDFSSSFSAFSALSNALKNTAATLDLDTDIPDKNNWNYALGTSGMVDVISLTAAELLTIKSLNFTALAGATDKLIINVDLTGFAGTLSNTQNGEEAADHILWNFYGNSFVNLENQFVGSILAVDTSVNHHNNQIKGMVVADSFNKSGGQVHVHRIEHDIPEVPDTGSTALMTAIALPMLALLRRKLR, encoded by the coding sequence ATGAAAAAGACCTCAGTTACTCTCTTAGCAGCTTCAATTCTCAGCCTTGCCCCGATTGCTTCGGCTGTTTCGTTCCAGGACTTGACCTACGGCTACGACGTATTCGTCAGGGGAGATGCGACCTTGGATGGCGCCAGCATCCACGGATCGATCGCCACTGGTGGTAGCTTGATCTTGGACGGAAACCAAAGCCTTTTCAGCAGCCGTCCCAACATCAGCGATTACGTGATCGCCTCGAAGCAGATCGAACTGCTCTCCACCGGGAACGGCGGGCAGATGGCCTCGAATTTGGACACGAATGCGATCCGCGTCGAAAGCTTGTCGGCAGGACAGAGCATCGATGCCTCCGGATTTAATGACGCGAACACGGGCAAGAAAATCAACTTTCAGCCTCCGCAAACAGGATCTGTCGGCTCCCTCGGCATCGATTTTTCGAGCTCGTTTTCCGCCTTTTCGGCTCTTTCCAACGCGCTTAAGAACACGGCGGCTACCCTGGACCTAGACACCGACATTCCAGACAAGAACAACTGGAACTACGCTTTGGGGACGAGTGGCATGGTAGACGTTATCAGCCTGACCGCCGCAGAGCTCCTGACGATCAAGAGCCTCAACTTCACCGCTTTGGCCGGAGCGACCGATAAGCTTATCATCAACGTCGACCTCACTGGTTTTGCGGGAACGCTCTCCAACACGCAAAACGGCGAAGAAGCAGCCGACCACATTCTCTGGAACTTCTACGGGAACAGCTTCGTGAACCTGGAGAACCAGTTCGTGGGGTCCATTCTCGCCGTCGATACCAGCGTCAACCACCACAACAATCAAATCAAAGGCATGGTGGTGGCCGATTCCTTCAACAAGTCGGGGGGACAGGTACACGTTCATCGGATCGAGCACGACATCCCGGAAGTGCCCGACACCGGTTCCACTGCTCTGATGACGGCGATCGCATTGCCTATGCTGGCTCTCTTGCGACGCAAGCTGCGCTGA
- a CDS encoding ATP-binding protein, translating to MKSFRLRIILWTSVIAGAVMLAFGIAGNLAFKHIKQGQVDDFLRIMVERAHPPPSHARYWNRFGPEAVKELQKRFGTEVFIAAYGREDVGEQAASELTVVSWGQFEELFLDRSALPRSEGSYDPFEDRPRGSPSGPGGFNGRERGFRMEQARPEMQFLSWVREGDGSHWRIAAVKLRGYNVLVGVNYETIREDTALMRNAFAIAFPVALAAMAACIWIFVTKAISPVRRLSDTIASVSAQSLAARVDSSGEYSEFASLIEHFNGMLERLERSFTQATRFSADAAHELKTPLAILQGQLEVALQQAEDRSDAQRLLGGLLEETHRLKSITRKLLILAKADAGTLEIQAERVDLAQLVEDVVELARDDEPEAKLRFEVSPSEQKLESLCDETLSRQILNNLVGNALKYRMPRESVVTVRLEAIGDMIAVEVANRCEPMDSDTRSRLFDRFIRGDAARNRAVDGAGLGLSLSLEFARAQGGQLSIVGDDPADLLRIQLQLPAYRGSRSAAD from the coding sequence ATGAAATCTTTTCGGCTCAGGATTATCCTTTGGACGAGCGTGATCGCGGGCGCCGTGATGTTGGCATTCGGCATTGCGGGAAACCTGGCTTTCAAGCACATCAAGCAGGGGCAAGTGGACGATTTCTTGCGAATCATGGTGGAGCGCGCCCATCCGCCTCCTAGCCACGCTCGCTACTGGAATCGCTTTGGGCCGGAAGCGGTCAAGGAGCTGCAGAAACGCTTTGGCACAGAAGTCTTTATTGCCGCATACGGCAGGGAGGACGTCGGCGAGCAAGCAGCTTCAGAGCTCACCGTGGTTTCATGGGGCCAATTCGAGGAATTGTTTTTGGATCGATCCGCGTTGCCGCGCTCCGAGGGTAGCTACGATCCGTTTGAGGACCGTCCGCGTGGTTCGCCATCCGGTCCCGGCGGCTTCAACGGCAGGGAACGCGGTTTCCGCATGGAGCAGGCGCGTCCCGAGATGCAGTTCCTCTCCTGGGTTCGCGAGGGTGATGGAAGCCATTGGCGTATCGCTGCGGTGAAGCTGAGGGGCTACAACGTGTTGGTAGGGGTCAACTACGAAACGATTCGAGAAGACACGGCCCTAATGCGAAACGCCTTTGCAATCGCGTTCCCGGTTGCTCTAGCCGCTATGGCGGCGTGTATCTGGATTTTTGTTACAAAAGCGATTTCGCCGGTTCGCCGCTTGAGCGATACGATTGCTTCCGTTTCCGCTCAAAGCCTGGCAGCACGAGTGGATAGCTCCGGCGAATACAGCGAGTTCGCCTCTCTTATCGAACATTTTAACGGCATGCTGGAGCGACTGGAACGCAGTTTCACGCAAGCGACCCGCTTCAGCGCGGACGCGGCTCACGAACTGAAAACGCCCTTGGCCATTTTGCAGGGGCAATTGGAAGTCGCCTTGCAGCAGGCCGAGGACCGCAGCGACGCCCAACGGTTGCTAGGGGGGCTTCTAGAGGAAACGCACCGGCTAAAGTCGATTACCCGCAAACTGCTCATTCTTGCGAAAGCCGATGCGGGGACCTTGGAAATCCAAGCGGAACGAGTCGACCTTGCGCAACTGGTAGAGGATGTCGTTGAGCTCGCTCGCGACGACGAGCCGGAGGCCAAGCTGCGTTTTGAGGTTTCGCCGTCGGAGCAAAAGCTGGAGTCGCTGTGCGACGAAACCCTCTCCCGTCAAATCCTCAACAATCTGGTGGGAAATGCCTTGAAGTACCGCATGCCGCGAGAGTCGGTGGTGACCGTTCGCCTCGAGGCGATCGGGGACATGATCGCGGTCGAGGTGGCCAATCGTTGCGAGCCGATGGACAGCGATACCCGCTCGCGACTTTTCGACCGCTTCATCCGTGGAGACGCGGCGCGCAATCGGGCGGTGGACGGAGCGGGTCTAGGACTGAGCCTTTCCTTGGAGTTCGCCAGGGCGCAAGGCGGGCAGCTGTCGATCGTGGGGGACGACCCTGCGGACCTCTTGCGCATACAGCTCCAGCTGCCTGCTTATCGGGGCTCGCGATCAGCGGCGGATTGA
- a CDS encoding response regulator transcription factor, whose translation MKVLLVEDEKKISDFVLKGLKEHGYVVELAEDGNDGYLHATTQSYDVVVLDIMLPGRDGLSILKSLRKSGNTVPVILVTARSELDERLEGLNLGADDYLTKPFYLDELVARIQALHRRSSGQSLSLMQVEDLTVNLSTREVMRGGDSVELTTREFNLLEYLMRSPGRVLTRTQILEHVWGYDFDPSTNVVDVCIQRLRKKVDAGQETQLIETVRGAGYRMRKS comes from the coding sequence ATGAAGGTATTGCTCGTCGAGGACGAAAAAAAGATTTCCGACTTCGTGCTCAAAGGACTGAAGGAGCACGGTTACGTCGTCGAGTTAGCGGAAGATGGGAATGACGGCTACCTGCACGCAACCACCCAAAGCTACGATGTGGTCGTGCTGGATATCATGTTGCCTGGGAGAGATGGCTTGAGCATTTTGAAGTCGCTGCGGAAGTCGGGCAATACGGTGCCTGTGATATTGGTAACGGCTCGGAGCGAGCTGGATGAGAGACTGGAGGGCTTGAACCTTGGAGCGGACGACTACCTCACGAAACCCTTTTATCTGGACGAGCTGGTCGCTCGCATCCAAGCCCTGCACCGTCGCTCCAGCGGGCAATCGCTTAGCTTGATGCAGGTAGAAGACCTGACCGTGAACCTGAGCACGCGAGAAGTGATGCGAGGCGGCGACTCAGTGGAATTGACGACGCGTGAATTCAATCTGCTCGAATACTTGATGCGTTCCCCCGGCCGGGTGCTGACCCGTACCCAAATCCTGGAACATGTTTGGGGCTACGACTTCGACCCGAGCACTAATGTAGTGGATGTGTGCATACAACGACTACGCAAGAAGGTCGATGCGGGGCAGGAAACGCAATTGATCGAAACGGTGCGTGGGGCAGGGTACCGAATGCGCAAGTCATGA
- a CDS encoding EF-hand domain-containing protein yields the protein MKAQLLTLAALGSAFFSSTLFARPEGPPPPPDPEAVVVEMFTDYDVDENNSLNQEELIAAFVGIREKHMAARQGDRPRMGRKGPEGEESTDRPRKGKRRGPPAPEELAPKLIEDFDASGDGELNTEELLQALQKMHERGGRRGPGKPESDDAA from the coding sequence ATGAAAGCACAACTACTCACTCTCGCCGCCTTGGGATCGGCTTTTTTCAGCTCAACCCTGTTCGCTCGCCCCGAAGGACCTCCGCCGCCACCAGATCCTGAAGCCGTGGTGGTAGAAATGTTCACCGACTACGATGTGGACGAAAACAACAGCCTCAATCAGGAAGAACTCATCGCTGCCTTCGTAGGCATCCGAGAAAAGCATATGGCAGCTCGCCAAGGCGATCGTCCTCGCATGGGACGCAAAGGACCGGAGGGAGAGGAATCCACCGACCGCCCCAGAAAGGGCAAGCGGCGCGGCCCCCCTGCTCCCGAAGAGCTCGCTCCTAAACTGATCGAAGATTTCGACGCCAGCGGAGACGGGGAGCTCAATACCGAGGAACTCCTGCAAGCCCTGCAGAAAATGCACGAGCGCGGCGGCCGTAGAGGCCCTGGCAAGCCAGAGTCAGACGACGCGGCCTAG
- a CDS encoding tetratricopeptide repeat protein, giving the protein MLSEREQILFKKALTYANGYRELGMVEEALQELANLGETYASRTEFLQMQLAIFMEAKRWQDALPVANILASRNDSDPGNFVNLAYITRRASGIEGARIILENASKRFPREAIIHYNLGCYACCTKDMDTAKAHLLTSFSLDESYLEMSETDEDLKSLRSWIAKIPRPEKES; this is encoded by the coding sequence ATGCTGAGCGAACGCGAACAAATCCTTTTCAAGAAAGCACTCACCTACGCAAACGGCTACCGGGAACTCGGCATGGTCGAGGAAGCCTTGCAAGAGCTCGCAAACCTAGGCGAGACCTATGCCTCCCGAACCGAATTCCTGCAAATGCAGCTGGCCATTTTCATGGAAGCTAAACGCTGGCAGGACGCCTTGCCCGTGGCCAATATCCTCGCCTCGCGAAACGATTCGGACCCCGGCAATTTCGTTAACCTCGCCTACATCACGCGACGTGCGAGCGGGATCGAGGGGGCACGCATCATTCTCGAAAACGCGTCCAAGCGCTTTCCCCGAGAAGCGATCATTCACTACAACCTTGGCTGCTACGCTTGCTGTACCAAAGACATGGATACCGCGAAAGCGCACCTGCTCACATCCTTCAGCCTAGACGAAAGCTACCTCGAAATGAGCGAGACCGACGAGGACCTCAAGTCCCTGAGAAGCTGGATCGCCAAAATTCCCCGCCCCGAAAAAGAAAGCTAA
- the dnaX gene encoding DNA polymerase III subunit gamma/tau: protein MSQGYQVIARKWRPQKFDEVVGQDHVVRTLKNAIEQNRIAHAYLFVGPRGTGKTTTARIFAKCLNCEGGPLAEPPEDSEICKAIMNGTCMDVLEIDGASNNGVEQVRALREDAQYAPSQGKYKVYIIDEVHMLSTGAFNALLKILEEPPEHVKFVFATTEAHKVLPTIVSRCQRFDLKPIPEELIRERLALICKAEGIEADEDALKAVARLADGGMRDSQSILDQMIAFCGAKISEPDVLQVYGLVSGEHIDELAKSIATGDHPRLLELSDQFDASGQDFYRALVDLQARVRAALLEAVRGGGKTSSLGEELSTESLTRLLDSLRQSESGLKFGLSEKVNFEVALLKASEECRARAIDGLIRELSSIAEGLPETADEKKND from the coding sequence ATGAGCCAAGGCTATCAGGTAATTGCCCGCAAGTGGCGCCCGCAGAAGTTCGACGAAGTCGTAGGTCAGGACCATGTGGTCCGGACTTTGAAGAACGCGATCGAGCAAAATCGCATCGCTCACGCCTACTTATTCGTCGGTCCTCGCGGTACTGGAAAAACAACTACTGCCCGCATCTTCGCCAAGTGCCTCAACTGCGAAGGAGGCCCCTTGGCGGAACCGCCGGAAGATTCCGAAATCTGCAAGGCCATCATGAACGGCACCTGCATGGACGTGCTGGAGATCGACGGCGCCTCCAACAACGGCGTGGAGCAGGTAAGAGCCTTGCGCGAAGACGCCCAGTACGCCCCGAGCCAAGGCAAGTACAAGGTCTATATTATCGACGAGGTGCACATGCTCTCTACCGGCGCTTTCAACGCCTTGCTCAAAATTCTCGAGGAGCCTCCCGAGCACGTGAAGTTCGTCTTCGCGACCACGGAAGCCCACAAGGTTTTGCCAACCATCGTATCCCGCTGCCAACGCTTCGACCTCAAGCCCATTCCCGAGGAGCTCATCCGCGAGCGCCTAGCTCTGATCTGCAAGGCGGAAGGTATCGAAGCGGACGAGGACGCCCTCAAGGCGGTCGCCCGCCTCGCGGACGGCGGCATGCGCGACTCGCAATCGATCCTCGACCAGATGATCGCGTTCTGCGGCGCTAAGATCAGCGAACCGGATGTACTGCAAGTGTACGGACTGGTCAGCGGCGAGCATATCGACGAGCTGGCAAAGTCGATCGCTACTGGCGACCACCCGCGACTTTTGGAGCTAAGCGACCAATTTGACGCTTCCGGACAAGACTTCTACCGGGCGTTGGTGGACTTGCAGGCTCGGGTACGTGCGGCCTTGTTGGAAGCCGTGCGCGGCGGTGGCAAGACATCCAGTCTGGGCGAGGAGCTCAGCACCGAGTCGCTGACGCGTTTGCTCGACAGCCTGCGCCAGAGCGAGTCCGGCCTGAAGTTTGGCCTCAGCGAAAAGGTGAACTTCGAAGTCGCTCTCCTCAAGGCGTCCGAGGAATGTCGGGCCCGCGCTATCGACGGCTTGATCCGCGAGCTTTCCAGCATCGCGGAGGGTTTGCCGGAGACTGCTGACGAAAAAAAAAACGACTGA
- the mprF gene encoding bifunctional lysylphosphatidylglycerol flippase/synthetase MprF, producing MNSRGQTTWKKRMVTLAVTVLVVGLMYLLFQNLSKFDYRSILHTVKSYSALSIGLAVLFTAVSYLLMGGYDWLGQRYIGKRQNWKRTLLVAFYSYVLSLNVGLSIVSSSAVRYKMYQGWGYSPKDIAKLIVFASVSFWLGLAVLAGVALCASEVSFDGAYPIPDALVRPVGLLMALAGVAYVLACRFSKSGLSFWGRRLALPDWKAGIGQIGITVADTVAAATALYFLIPDQNLSFFAFTSIFCIAFFGGLVSSTPGGIGVFETVFLLFLPTSADNNELLAALLVYRAIYFLLPLLVACSLFAVLEGKSVMGVAGPRMAKAQGWLSVIAPRLLSAFIFAGGLLLLLAGSLPSNTLHAEWLEGLFPLPLIQLSHFAVSLIGLVLLFLAYGIKRKIDSAYYLTLLVLCVAAPLSLLRGDGIGMGLVLAVMAGILAPCRRYFYRKSSLLDLNMESGSVLAVLLAVGSSIYLGLFVYHHGAYEDQSWWQFELDGEKPRFLRTSFGIALLGFLLAGYKLIHTARPDAGEPFWKKREAVERILATSSVASANLALMGDKRFFFNEQESAFIMFRISGKTWVSMGDPVGDPQAFKELIREFRETAARFGGQPVFYQASKDHLFNYVDVGLRPVKVGEIARVRLADFTLEGSKRQSMRSRLKRAAKKGCSFEVLSQADALLEMKTLRAISDEWLTAKKSKEKGFSLGYFDEAYLANFRIAVVRVEGEIVAFTNIWETKSRQELSIDLMRYTHLAPPSVMEFLFVELIQWAKAEGFSFFDLRVAPLSGITVGNAVPIAHKLLDLVFNHGENFYGFRGIRSYKERFNPEWEPIYVASPGSWRLPFVTADVTRVVSSRPAKASGAAA from the coding sequence ATGAACTCTCGAGGGCAAACCACATGGAAGAAACGAATGGTTACGCTCGCGGTGACGGTATTGGTCGTCGGTTTGATGTACTTGCTGTTTCAGAACCTCTCGAAGTTCGACTACCGCAGTATTTTGCACACGGTGAAGTCCTATTCGGCCTTGTCCATCGGATTGGCGGTATTGTTCACTGCAGTTAGCTATCTATTGATGGGGGGCTACGATTGGTTGGGCCAGCGCTACATCGGCAAGCGGCAGAACTGGAAACGCACCCTGTTGGTTGCCTTCTACAGTTATGTGCTGAGCCTCAACGTCGGCTTGTCCATCGTCAGCTCATCGGCGGTTCGCTACAAGATGTATCAAGGCTGGGGATACAGTCCCAAAGATATCGCGAAGCTGATCGTCTTCGCGTCTGTCAGCTTTTGGTTGGGATTGGCGGTATTGGCGGGAGTCGCTCTCTGCGCTTCTGAAGTGTCCTTCGACGGAGCCTATCCGATCCCGGACGCGCTGGTTCGACCGGTCGGCCTGCTGATGGCCCTAGCGGGGGTAGCTTACGTGCTTGCTTGTCGCTTTTCGAAAAGCGGACTTTCCTTCTGGGGACGACGCTTGGCGTTGCCCGACTGGAAGGCGGGCATCGGGCAGATCGGTATTACCGTAGCGGATACGGTTGCAGCCGCGACGGCCCTCTATTTTCTCATCCCCGACCAGAACCTTAGCTTTTTCGCGTTCACGAGCATCTTCTGTATCGCCTTTTTTGGAGGACTGGTGAGCAGCACCCCTGGCGGTATCGGCGTGTTTGAAACGGTATTCCTGCTGTTTTTGCCCACGAGCGCAGACAACAACGAACTGCTCGCGGCCTTGCTGGTCTACCGGGCTATCTATTTCCTGCTGCCTTTGTTGGTGGCATGTTCGCTCTTTGCAGTGCTGGAGGGTAAGTCCGTAATGGGCGTAGCCGGGCCGCGCATGGCCAAAGCTCAAGGATGGCTCAGCGTGATTGCTCCGCGACTTTTGTCCGCTTTCATTTTCGCAGGTGGGCTGCTGTTGCTGCTCGCCGGTTCCCTTCCGTCCAACACTTTGCACGCTGAGTGGCTAGAGGGCTTGTTTCCGCTGCCCTTGATACAGCTCTCGCACTTCGCGGTCAGCTTGATCGGGCTAGTCCTTCTTTTCTTGGCCTACGGAATCAAGCGGAAGATCGACAGCGCCTACTATCTGACCCTGCTCGTACTTTGCGTGGCAGCTCCGTTATCCTTGTTGCGTGGCGACGGGATAGGAATGGGCCTGGTGCTGGCCGTGATGGCTGGGATCTTGGCCCCTTGCCGCAGGTATTTCTACAGGAAGTCATCGCTTCTGGACCTCAACATGGAATCCGGCTCGGTTCTGGCGGTGCTGCTAGCGGTCGGAAGCTCGATTTACCTCGGCCTTTTTGTCTACCACCATGGTGCCTACGAGGACCAATCGTGGTGGCAGTTCGAGCTTGATGGGGAGAAGCCGCGCTTCCTGCGCACGTCCTTCGGAATCGCTTTGCTCGGATTTTTATTGGCTGGCTACAAGCTCATCCACACCGCCCGTCCAGATGCCGGCGAGCCCTTTTGGAAAAAGCGCGAAGCGGTGGAGCGGATCCTGGCGACCAGCTCGGTCGCTTCCGCGAACCTGGCTCTCATGGGAGACAAGCGATTCTTCTTCAACGAGCAGGAAAGCGCCTTCATCATGTTCCGGATCAGCGGGAAGACATGGGTATCCATGGGTGACCCCGTTGGCGACCCGCAGGCGTTCAAGGAACTGATTCGAGAGTTTCGCGAGACGGCGGCCCGCTTTGGCGGGCAACCCGTGTTTTACCAAGCCAGCAAGGACCATCTCTTCAATTACGTCGACGTGGGCCTACGCCCGGTGAAGGTGGGCGAAATTGCGAGAGTTCGCCTCGCGGATTTCACCTTGGAGGGTTCCAAGCGGCAGAGTATGCGCTCTCGTTTGAAGCGAGCAGCCAAGAAAGGCTGCAGCTTCGAAGTGCTAAGCCAAGCGGATGCCTTACTGGAGATGAAGACGCTGCGGGCGATTTCGGATGAGTGGCTGACAGCCAAGAAGTCTAAGGAAAAGGGCTTTTCGCTCGGATATTTTGACGAAGCGTACCTAGCGAATTTCCGTATCGCGGTGGTTCGGGTCGAGGGTGAAATCGTGGCTTTCACGAACATTTGGGAAACCAAGTCGCGGCAGGAGCTATCGATCGACTTGATGCGTTACACCCACTTGGCTCCACCCAGCGTCATGGAATTTCTGTTCGTCGAGCTGATTCAATGGGCAAAGGCGGAAGGTTTCAGCTTTTTCGACCTCCGAGTGGCGCCGCTCTCGGGAATCACGGTCGGGAACGCCGTGCCCATCGCCCACAAGCTGCTGGACCTGGTTTTCAACCATGGGGAGAACTTCTACGGTTTCCGCGGCATTCGTTCCTACAAGGAGCGCTTCAATCCCGAGTGGGAGCCGATCTACGTGGCAAGCCCGGGAAGCTGGCGATTGCCCTTCGTGACGGCCGACGTTACCCGCGTGGTTTCTTCGCGTCCCGCGAAAGCGAGCGGGGCGGCAGCGTAG